The following are encoded in a window of uncultured Pseudomonas sp. genomic DNA:
- a CDS encoding 3-hydroxybutyryl-CoA dehydrogenase: protein MSDETIGVIGGGIMGSGIAQVCALAGLSVALVDISEVALAKALASIDRSLERQVDKGTLTGQQRIAALGRISTSSDYASLSDAGLVIEAATENLDLKLCILKQISEQVGAEAIIASNTSSLSISQLAAQVQRPERFIGLHFFNPVALMTLVEVIRGLATAEVFHARTLAFAERIGKTAISAGNRPGFVVNRILVPMLNEAIFTLQEGLATAEDIDTGMQLGCGQPMGPLALADLIGLDTLLAILESFQQGFGDSKYRPAPLLRELVAAGRLGRKSGHGFYRYS from the coding sequence ATGAGCGACGAGACTATCGGTGTCATTGGCGGCGGCATCATGGGCAGCGGTATTGCCCAGGTGTGTGCCCTTGCAGGTCTGTCCGTCGCGCTGGTGGATATATCCGAAGTCGCCTTGGCCAAGGCGCTGGCGAGCATTGATCGCAGCCTCGAACGGCAAGTGGACAAGGGCACGCTGACGGGACAGCAGCGCATTGCCGCGCTGGGACGCATCAGCACCAGTAGCGACTATGCCAGCCTGAGCGACGCCGGCTTGGTGATCGAGGCGGCCACCGAGAACCTGGACCTGAAGCTGTGCATTCTCAAGCAGATCAGTGAGCAGGTCGGTGCCGAGGCCATCATCGCCAGCAATACCTCGTCGTTGTCGATCAGTCAGTTGGCCGCCCAGGTGCAACGTCCCGAGCGCTTTATCGGCCTGCATTTCTTCAACCCGGTAGCGCTCATGACCCTGGTGGAAGTGATTCGCGGGCTGGCAACCGCCGAGGTTTTCCATGCCCGCACCCTGGCGTTCGCCGAGCGCATTGGCAAGACCGCGATCAGCGCCGGTAACCGCCCGGGCTTCGTGGTCAACCGGATTCTGGTGCCGATGCTCAACGAAGCCATCTTCACCCTGCAGGAAGGCCTGGCCACTGCCGAGGATATCGATACCGGCATGCAGCTCGGTTGCGGCCAGCCCATGGGGCCGTTGGCGCTGGCGGACCTGATTGGTCTGGATACTCTGCTGGCGATTCTGGAGTCTTTCCAACAGGGGTTCGGCGATTCCAAATACCGCCCGGCCCCCTTGCTCAGGGAGCTGGTGGCCGCCGGTCGCCTCGGGCGCAAGAGCGGTCATGGTTTTTATCGCTATAGCTGA
- a CDS encoding SOS response-associated peptidase family protein, producing the protein MQAIHDRQPVVLAPDAARRWIDSELTPVKAEELAQSQGLPATAFIWYPVTKAVGNVKHDSPELIQAVSLSKP; encoded by the coding sequence ATGCAGGCCATTCATGACCGACAGCCCGTGGTGCTGGCACCAGATGCGGCCCGCCGCTGGATAGACTCAGAGTTAACCCCCGTTAAAGCGGAAGAGCTGGCGCAGAGCCAAGGGTTACCCGCAACTGCCTTCATCTGGTACCCGGTGACCAAGGCTGTTGGCAATGTGAAGCACGATTCGCCCGAGCTGATTCAGGCGGTCAGCCTGTCTAAACCGTGA
- a CDS encoding DUF932 domain-containing protein, with the protein MAHLIEQMAYVGATPWHGLGNNLPKKQPIEIWQREAGMDWQIQESPVHFKSDAIGHLGTIHSFPEQKVLFRSDTKAPLSVVSQRYHTVQPREVLEFYRDLTEVSGYELETAGVLKGGRKFWALARTGQGTSIKGNDQVNGYLLLATSCDGTLATTATPTTVRVVCNNTLTIALDGTSRAIKVPHNTRFNSQAVKKQLGIAVSQWDDFMYRMRHLAERKVQWHEAMGFFMNVMCDVSPNSQLPEQLPNERALHKVQELYEGRGRGSQLESARGTAWGLLNAVTEYVDHERRARSTEYRLDSAWFGQGAQIKQRALDTALQLVA; encoded by the coding sequence ATGGCTCATCTCATCGAACAAATGGCCTACGTCGGCGCTACCCCGTGGCACGGTCTGGGCAACAACCTTCCCAAGAAACAGCCCATTGAAATCTGGCAACGTGAAGCCGGTATGGACTGGCAGATCCAAGAAAGCCCGGTGCACTTCAAGTCGGATGCCATTGGCCACCTGGGCACAATCCACTCCTTCCCCGAGCAAAAAGTACTGTTTCGCTCAGACACTAAGGCCCCTCTGTCGGTAGTTTCCCAGCGCTACCACACCGTGCAGCCGCGTGAGGTACTGGAGTTCTACCGAGATCTCACCGAGGTTTCCGGCTACGAGTTGGAGACGGCAGGGGTGCTCAAGGGTGGTCGTAAGTTCTGGGCGCTGGCACGCACCGGCCAAGGTACGTCGATCAAGGGGAACGATCAGGTCAACGGCTACCTGCTGCTGGCCACGTCCTGTGACGGCACGCTGGCCACAACAGCAACGCCGACTACCGTTCGTGTGGTATGCAACAACACCCTGACCATCGCCCTGGATGGCACCAGCCGCGCCATCAAGGTGCCGCACAACACGCGCTTCAATTCTCAGGCAGTGAAGAAGCAGCTGGGTATCGCCGTCTCGCAATGGGACGACTTCATGTACCGCATGCGCCACTTAGCTGAACGTAAGGTGCAGTGGCATGAGGCGATGGGTTTCTTCATGAACGTCATGTGCGACGTCAGTCCGAACAGCCAGTTACCGGAACAGCTTCCTAACGAACGCGCCCTGCACAAGGTGCAGGAGCTTTACGAAGGACGTGGCCGTGGCAGTCAGTTGGAATCAGCGCGCGGTACTGCATGGGGCCTGCTCAACGCAGTCACGGAGTACGTCGACCACGAGCGCCGTGCACGCAGTACCGAATACCGTTTGGATTCGGCCTGGTTTGGCCAGGGCGCGCAGATCAAACAGCGTGCACTGGACACCGCTCTGCAACTGGTCGCCTGA
- a CDS encoding type I restriction endonuclease subunit R — translation MSIENQPYRYEAIALSNESTVVAEFLPDALGVRETGYQSEAALESAFIEQLQRQAYEYLTISSEAELVANLRTRLEQLNKIVFSDAEWQGFFATCIAGSNDGILEKTARLQEDHVQVLKRDDGSSKNIYLIDKANIHNNVLQVINQYETPTGEQGGRHATRFDVTVLVNGLPMVHVELKRRGVDIREAFNQINRYQRDSFWAGCGLFEYVQLFVISNGTLTKYYSNTVRDGHLKEQSGKRSKSKTSNSFSFTSWWADARNQPITELVGFTKTFFAKHSLLNVLTKYCVFDVDRKLLVMRPYQIVAAERILQRIATSTNHRQLGTLAAGGYIWHTTGSGKTLTSFKAAQLARGLPDIDKVLFVVDRKDLDYQTMREYERFEKGAANSNASTSVLQKQLEDPNARIIITTIQKLSRFVAKNKKHPVYEAHVVVIFDECHRSQFGDMHSEITRVFKRYHLFGFTGTPIFAKNSGTGGNPLRRTTEQAFGDKLHTYTIVDAINDKNVLPFRIDYINTLKMQARIKDKQVSAIDTERALLAPERIGQIVGYIREHFDQKTKRASTYRHDGKRVAGFNSLFACASIDAAKRYYAEFAAQQQQELPEAQRLKVGLIYSFAANEDDEDGLLGEEEFEAEGLDQSSRDFLDAAIKDYNALFGTSFDTSADKFQNYYKDLSQRLKKRELDLVIVVNMFLTGFDATTLNTLWVDKNLKAHGLIQAYSRTNRILNSVKTYGNIVSFRNLEQETNDALALFGNKDAKGIVLLKPYAEYYAEYQARVGELLDKFPLGQAIVGEAAQKAFIKLFGSILRLKNILTAFDDFAGHEILSERQFQDYQSLYLNLYAEFRATSEAEKESINDDVVFEIELIKQVEINVDYILLLVEQYLKKKGSGDDKEIRATIERAINSSLSLRNKKDLIVQFVESVNTTARVDAQWQSFMAAKKTEELERIITEENLNAEAAREFIDNAFRDGGIPTNGTAITKILPPVSRFSQNNGHASKKQSVLGKLAVFFERYFGLA, via the coding sequence ATGAGCATTGAGAACCAGCCCTATCGCTACGAGGCCATTGCACTCTCCAACGAGAGCACCGTGGTGGCCGAGTTTCTGCCGGATGCGCTGGGTGTACGCGAGACCGGCTACCAGAGCGAGGCGGCGCTGGAGAGTGCTTTTATCGAACAACTGCAGCGGCAGGCCTACGAGTACCTGACGATCAGTTCGGAGGCCGAGCTGGTCGCCAACCTGCGGACTCGGCTGGAGCAGCTCAACAAGATCGTGTTTTCCGACGCCGAGTGGCAGGGCTTCTTCGCGACCTGCATTGCGGGCAGCAATGACGGCATTCTGGAAAAAACTGCGCGCCTGCAGGAAGACCACGTCCAGGTCCTGAAGCGCGATGACGGCAGCAGCAAGAACATCTACCTGATCGACAAGGCCAATATTCACAACAACGTCTTGCAGGTGATCAATCAGTACGAAACGCCAACCGGCGAGCAGGGCGGCAGGCACGCCACGCGATTCGATGTGACAGTGCTGGTCAACGGCCTGCCGATGGTGCATGTCGAGCTCAAACGCCGTGGCGTGGACATCCGCGAAGCCTTCAACCAGATCAACCGCTACCAGCGCGACAGCTTCTGGGCGGGCTGCGGTTTGTTCGAGTACGTGCAGCTGTTCGTGATCAGCAATGGCACGCTGACCAAGTACTACAGCAACACCGTGCGCGACGGGCACTTGAAGGAGCAGTCCGGCAAGCGCAGTAAAAGCAAAACATCCAACAGCTTTTCCTTCACCAGTTGGTGGGCTGACGCGCGCAATCAGCCGATCACCGAGTTAGTGGGCTTTACCAAGACCTTCTTCGCCAAGCATTCGCTGCTGAACGTGCTGACCAAGTACTGCGTGTTCGATGTGGATCGTAAGCTGCTGGTGATGCGGCCCTACCAGATCGTTGCCGCCGAGCGCATCCTGCAACGCATCGCCACCTCAACCAACCACCGGCAATTGGGAACGCTGGCAGCGGGTGGTTACATCTGGCACACCACCGGCTCGGGCAAGACGCTGACCAGCTTCAAGGCTGCCCAGCTCGCCCGTGGCCTGCCGGACATCGACAAGGTGCTGTTCGTGGTGGATCGCAAGGATCTGGACTACCAGACCATGCGCGAATACGAGCGTTTCGAGAAGGGCGCGGCCAACTCCAATGCCTCCACCTCGGTGCTGCAGAAGCAGCTGGAAGACCCAAACGCGCGGATCATCATCACCACCATTCAGAAGCTCTCGCGCTTCGTGGCCAAGAACAAGAAGCACCCGGTGTACGAGGCGCATGTGGTGGTGATTTTCGACGAGTGCCACCGCAGCCAATTCGGCGACATGCACAGCGAAATCACCCGTGTGTTCAAGCGCTACCACCTGTTTGGTTTCACCGGCACGCCGATCTTTGCGAAGAACTCGGGAACCGGTGGCAACCCGTTGCGCCGCACTACCGAGCAGGCCTTTGGCGACAAGCTGCACACTTACACCATCGTCGATGCGATCAACGACAAGAACGTCCTGCCGTTTCGTATCGACTACATCAATACCCTCAAGATGCAGGCGCGGATCAAGGACAAGCAGGTCTCGGCCATCGACACCGAGCGCGCCCTGCTGGCGCCGGAGCGTATCGGCCAGATCGTCGGTTATATCCGCGAGCATTTTGATCAGAAGACCAAGCGCGCCAGCACCTATCGTCATGATGGTAAGCGGGTGGCGGGCTTCAATTCGCTGTTTGCCTGTGCCTCGATTGATGCGGCCAAGCGTTACTACGCTGAATTTGCCGCGCAGCAGCAGCAGGAACTGCCCGAGGCCCAGCGGCTCAAGGTTGGGCTGATCTACAGCTTTGCCGCCAACGAGGACGACGAAGACGGCCTGCTTGGCGAGGAGGAGTTCGAGGCCGAGGGGCTGGATCAGAGCTCGCGGGATTTTCTGGATGCCGCGATCAAGGATTACAACGCGCTGTTCGGCACCAGCTTCGACACCTCGGCGGACAAGTTCCAGAACTACTACAAGGATCTATCGCAGCGCCTGAAGAAACGCGAGCTGGACCTGGTCATCGTGGTCAACATGTTCCTGACCGGCTTCGACGCCACCACGCTGAACACGCTGTGGGTGGACAAGAACCTCAAGGCGCATGGCCTGATCCAGGCGTATTCGCGCACCAATCGCATCCTCAACTCGGTCAAGACCTACGGCAACATCGTCTCCTTCCGCAATCTGGAACAGGAAACCAACGATGCGTTGGCCCTGTTCGGCAACAAAGACGCCAAAGGGATCGTGCTGCTGAAGCCTTATGCCGAGTATTACGCTGAATACCAGGCGCGAGTCGGCGAGCTGCTCGACAAATTTCCACTGGGGCAGGCCATCGTTGGCGAAGCGGCGCAGAAGGCATTTATCAAGCTCTTCGGTTCGATCCTGCGGCTGAAAAACATTCTGACGGCCTTCGACGATTTTGCCGGGCATGAAATTCTCAGCGAGCGGCAGTTCCAGGATTACCAAAGTCTTTACCTGAATCTGTATGCCGAGTTTCGTGCTACGTCAGAGGCGGAGAAGGAGTCGATCAACGACGACGTGGTCTTCGAGATCGAGCTCATCAAACAGGTGGAAATCAACGTCGACTACATCCTGCTGCTGGTCGAGCAGTACCTGAAGAAAAAGGGCTCGGGGGACGACAAGGAAATCCGCGCCACTATCGAGCGCGCCATCAACTCCAGCCTCAGCCTACGCAACAAGAAGGATCTCATCGTTCAGTTCGTGGAGTCGGTCAATACCACGGCCAGGGTGGATGCTCAGTGGCAGAGCTTCATGGCGGCCAAAAAGACCGAGGAGCTGGAGCGCATCATCACGGAGGAAAACCTCAACGCCGAAGCGGCGCGGGAGTTTATTGATAATGCTTTCCGTGACGGCGGTATCCCTACTAATGGCACTGCCATCACCAAGATTCTGCCGCCCGTGTCGCGGTTCTCGCAGAACAACGGGCATGCGTCCAAGAAGCAATCGGTACTCGGCAAGCTGGCAGTGTTCTTCGAGCGTTATTTCGGACTGGCTTGA
- the radC gene encoding DNA repair protein RadC produces the protein MRLHKLKASESTGTYLVESPVTETDILLMARQLANLRLRRGRALTSPTEVFSHLQTLLGDYEHEVFALLMLDSRHRVIAFQEMFRGTLDGASVYPREVVKVALEHNAAAMVLVHNHPSGDPEPSQADRNLTHKLRDALNLVGVRTLDHVVVGREGCVSLAEQGDL, from the coding sequence ATGCGCCTGCACAAGCTTAAGGCCAGTGAGTCGACCGGCACCTACCTAGTCGAGTCGCCGGTCACCGAAACCGACATCCTTCTGATGGCCCGGCAGTTGGCGAATCTGCGTCTGCGACGGGGGCGAGCACTGACCTCACCAACGGAAGTGTTCAGCCACCTGCAGACGCTGCTGGGCGATTACGAACATGAGGTATTCGCCCTGCTCATGCTCGACAGCCGACATCGGGTGATTGCCTTCCAAGAGATGTTCCGGGGCACCCTGGACGGTGCCAGCGTCTACCCACGGGAGGTCGTCAAGGTTGCGCTGGAGCACAACGCTGCAGCAATGGTGCTGGTACACAACCACCCTTCCGGTGATCCCGAGCCCAGCCAGGCTGACCGCAATCTGACCCACAAACTGAGGGACGCTCTAAATCTAGTCGGGGTGAGGACGCTGGACCACGTCGTCGTGGGTCGCGAAGGCTGCGTGTCGTTGGCGGAACAGGGCGACCTGTGA
- a CDS encoding acetyl-CoA C-acyltransferase family protein, translating into MPNPEVYIVSAVRTAIGSFGGTLKDTPPCELATTAVSAALQRSGCAAERIGHVVMGNVIPTETRDAYISRVAAMNAGIPQETPAFNVNRLCGSGLQAIISAVQSLLLGDCDIAIGGGAESMSRGVYLLPGARWGGRMGDMQVVDYMLGILHDPFQRIHMGITAENIAELHGISRAEQDALALVSQQRAAQAIAEGRFAGQIVPVEIKTRKGTQLFEVDEHVRGDISIEQLADMKTAFKQGGTVTAGNASGLNDGGAAVVLATGAAVQADNLRPLARLVSYAHAGVDPVLMGLGPIPATRLALQRAGLKVADLDVIEANEAFAAQACAVARELDFDPAKVNPNGSGISLGHPVGATGAIIVTKAIHELHRTQGRYALVTMCIGGGQGIAAIFERV; encoded by the coding sequence ATGCCTAACCCCGAAGTCTATATCGTCAGCGCTGTCAGAACTGCAATCGGTTCCTTCGGCGGTACGCTCAAGGATACCCCGCCATGCGAACTGGCCACGACCGCGGTCAGCGCCGCCCTGCAGCGCAGCGGTTGTGCTGCCGAGCGCATCGGACATGTGGTAATGGGCAATGTCATTCCTACTGAGACGCGAGATGCCTACATTTCCCGGGTGGCCGCGATGAATGCCGGTATCCCCCAGGAAACCCCCGCATTCAACGTCAATCGGCTCTGCGGTTCCGGCCTGCAGGCGATCATCTCGGCGGTGCAGAGCCTGCTGCTGGGTGACTGCGACATCGCCATCGGCGGTGGTGCCGAATCCATGAGCCGCGGTGTCTATTTGCTGCCCGGCGCACGCTGGGGTGGTCGCATGGGTGACATGCAGGTAGTGGACTACATGCTCGGCATCCTCCACGACCCGTTCCAGCGGATTCACATGGGCATTACCGCCGAGAATATCGCCGAACTGCATGGCATCAGCCGCGCAGAGCAGGACGCCCTGGCGCTGGTCAGCCAGCAGCGTGCGGCGCAAGCGATTGCCGAAGGACGTTTCGCCGGCCAGATCGTGCCGGTGGAAATCAAGACGCGCAAAGGCACGCAGCTGTTCGAGGTCGATGAGCATGTGCGTGGCGACATCTCGATCGAGCAACTGGCGGACATGAAGACCGCATTTAAGCAGGGCGGCACGGTCACCGCCGGCAACGCCTCGGGACTCAACGACGGCGGGGCGGCGGTAGTCTTGGCCACCGGCGCAGCGGTGCAGGCCGATAACCTGCGCCCGCTGGCCCGTCTGGTCAGCTACGCGCATGCCGGTGTCGACCCCGTGCTGATGGGCTTGGGGCCGATCCCGGCAACCCGCCTGGCCCTGCAACGCGCCGGCCTTAAGGTCGCCGACCTGGATGTGATCGAGGCCAACGAAGCCTTTGCCGCCCAGGCCTGCGCCGTGGCCCGCGAGCTCGACTTCGACCCAGCCAAGGTCAACCCGAATGGCTCGGGCATTTCCCTCGGCCACCCGGTCGGTGCCACCGGAGCGATCATTGTCACCAAGGCCATCCACGAACTGCATCGCACCCAGGGCCGTTATGCCTTGGTGACCATGTGCATCGGCGGCGGCCAGGGTATTGCCGCAATCTTCGAGCGCGTTTGA
- a CDS encoding AraC family transcriptional regulator, whose protein sequence is MQEKDSVAVYFVRAALYGLRDNPQRSAQLLAQAGIAEPLLEGQARVAATQLAKLWLAVAEELDDEFLGHDSHGMPQGSFALICRSLIQSDNIGQALRQCLSGLGLFLRDIRGSLSVRGDRAVISLHNCQPDPLARSAIEEIYLTVVLGLVCWLAGRRIPIDRSQFSHPRPEHGDDHLFWGPNLTFEAAHSEIEFAVSYLDLPVVQNLATLKTFLRTSPKWLIVRFSNRQGLSSQVYKELRNCSYEHWPTLADMAEERALSIASFRRKLQREGSSFQGLKNEVRRAIAFECLRNTDLSITAIAEKAGFREASAFHRAFKQWTGKSPGHFRIDIRLRNQPD, encoded by the coding sequence ATGCAAGAGAAGGACTCGGTGGCCGTGTATTTCGTCCGGGCCGCCCTCTACGGGCTGCGCGACAACCCGCAACGCAGTGCGCAGTTGCTGGCCCAGGCGGGCATTGCCGAGCCACTACTGGAAGGCCAGGCCCGGGTCGCAGCCACGCAGCTGGCTAAGTTGTGGCTGGCCGTCGCCGAGGAACTGGACGACGAGTTCCTCGGCCATGATTCACACGGTATGCCCCAAGGTAGCTTTGCCCTGATCTGCCGCAGCCTGATCCAATCAGACAACATCGGCCAGGCATTGCGTCAGTGTCTGAGCGGCCTCGGTCTGTTCTTGCGGGATATCCGCGGCAGCCTGTCGGTACGCGGCGACCGCGCAGTGATCAGCCTGCACAATTGCCAGCCAGACCCGCTGGCGCGCAGCGCGATCGAGGAAATCTACCTGACCGTGGTGCTTGGCCTGGTCTGCTGGCTGGCGGGCCGGCGCATTCCCATCGACCGTTCGCAATTTTCCCACCCGCGACCGGAGCATGGTGACGATCACCTGTTCTGGGGCCCCAACCTGACCTTCGAGGCCGCCCATAGCGAAATCGAGTTCGCCGTCAGCTATCTCGACCTGCCGGTGGTACAGAATCTGGCGACACTGAAAACCTTCCTGCGCACCTCACCGAAATGGCTGATAGTGCGCTTCAGCAACCGCCAGGGGCTAAGCTCCCAGGTATACAAAGAGTTGCGCAACTGCAGTTACGAGCACTGGCCTACCCTAGCCGATATGGCCGAGGAACGTGCACTGAGCATCGCCAGCTTCCGCCGCAAGCTGCAACGAGAGGGCTCCTCCTTCCAGGGGTTGAAAAACGAGGTTCGCCGCGCCATCGCCTTCGAATGCTTGCGCAACACCGATCTGAGTATCACCGCGATCGCCGAGAAGGCCGGCTTTCGTGAAGCAAGTGCGTTTCACCGGGCGTTCAAACAATGGACCGGAAAAAGCCCAGGGCACTTCAGAATAGATATACGCCTTAGAAATCAACCTGATTAG
- a CDS encoding hydrolase or metal-binding protein — MLKGLAITPPVLGRISIGKVIERNGKRLPEKDDQFTITSQVQGKEGWLLHPLNDELRQSKDDKLRSIPVRLLFNEPELNFRADYTLFDRQSGRPLCVGNGETCKRATQDGMQSLPCPSPDACPLAKGGACKPYGRMNVLIGDDDPLGSFVFRTTGFNSIRTLVARLHYFQAISGNRLACLPLELRLRGKSTRQSHGTPIFYVDLTVRSGMDVAEALQAANELDAQRQAAGFDQAALDEAAQRGFGNGAFEDSEEDAGAIAEEFYPAEENPSPATNTPQRSAKASLAEKLDAQAQRRTPPTDNHQGAHHAPAQA; from the coding sequence ATGCTCAAAGGTTTGGCGATCACTCCACCCGTGCTCGGGCGCATTTCCATTGGCAAGGTCATCGAGAGAAACGGCAAACGCCTGCCGGAAAAGGATGACCAGTTCACTATCACGTCTCAGGTGCAAGGTAAGGAAGGCTGGCTGCTGCATCCGCTCAATGATGAGCTGCGCCAAAGCAAGGACGACAAACTCCGCAGCATTCCGGTACGCCTGCTGTTCAACGAGCCGGAGCTGAATTTCCGCGCCGACTACACGCTGTTCGACCGGCAGTCTGGCAGGCCGTTGTGCGTGGGCAATGGTGAGACCTGCAAGCGGGCCACTCAAGACGGCATGCAATCACTGCCCTGCCCTTCGCCAGATGCCTGCCCACTCGCCAAAGGCGGTGCCTGTAAGCCTTACGGCCGGATGAATGTGCTGATTGGTGATGACGATCCCCTGGGCAGTTTTGTGTTCCGCACCACCGGATTCAACAGCATCCGTACCCTGGTTGCACGCCTGCATTACTTCCAGGCCATCTCGGGCAACCGTTTGGCCTGCCTGCCGCTGGAGCTGCGTTTGCGCGGGAAATCGACACGGCAGAGCCATGGCACGCCGATCTTCTACGTCGACCTCACGGTGCGCAGCGGTATGGACGTGGCGGAGGCTCTGCAGGCAGCCAACGAGCTCGATGCGCAGCGGCAAGCTGCAGGCTTCGATCAAGCAGCACTGGATGAAGCGGCGCAGCGTGGCTTTGGCAATGGCGCCTTCGAGGACAGCGAGGAAGACGCTGGCGCCATCGCCGAGGAGTTCTACCCCGCCGAAGAAAACCCATCTCCAGCCACCAACACTCCCCAGCGATCTGCGAAAGCCAGCCTGGCCGAGAAGCTGGACGCGCAAGCCCAGCGCCGTACCCCACCGACAGATAACCATCAAGGAGCCCACCATGCGCCTGCACAAGCTTAA
- a CDS encoding lambda-exonuclease family protein, translated as MKATSMSCASKPRPALRLIRTKELPREDWLAVRKQGIGSSDAGAAVGLNPYKSQLELWLEKTGRDTTLPKADPHDEESPMYWGNVLEPVVAWHYSKRTSNRVRRINAVLQHPDPELPWMLANIDREVIGADDVQILECKTAGINGARLWKEGVPEYVQLQVMHQLAVTGKQAADVAVLLGGQTLEIHRIERDEQMIARLIELERKFWHYVETDTPPPADGSASAEMALRALYPEDNGQTLDLSNHAGLTAAYIELKVVRQSIAEKETREAQLKQMLQQAMGDATRAEFSHGFISWKKSKDSTVLDVESMLKDKPYLQARYTKQKQGSRRFLVG; from the coding sequence ATGAAAGCTACTTCGATGAGCTGCGCCAGCAAACCGCGCCCGGCGCTGCGCTTGATCAGGACCAAGGAATTACCGCGTGAAGATTGGTTGGCCGTGCGTAAACAGGGTATCGGCAGCTCGGATGCCGGCGCTGCGGTAGGCCTAAATCCCTATAAATCGCAGCTCGAGCTATGGCTGGAGAAAACCGGCCGCGACACCACATTACCCAAGGCCGATCCGCACGATGAGGAAAGTCCGATGTATTGGGGCAATGTGCTGGAACCGGTCGTGGCCTGGCATTACAGCAAGCGCACCAGCAACCGCGTGCGGCGCATCAACGCCGTGCTGCAGCACCCAGATCCGGAGTTGCCTTGGATGCTGGCCAACATCGACCGCGAGGTGATCGGGGCCGACGATGTGCAGATCCTCGAATGCAAAACCGCCGGTATAAACGGTGCACGCCTCTGGAAGGAGGGCGTGCCTGAGTATGTGCAGTTACAAGTGATGCACCAGCTCGCGGTCACTGGCAAGCAGGCGGCAGATGTCGCTGTACTGCTCGGTGGTCAGACGCTGGAGATCCACCGTATAGAACGGGACGAGCAGATGATTGCTCGCCTGATCGAATTGGAGCGTAAGTTCTGGCACTACGTGGAAACCGATACGCCACCGCCTGCCGATGGATCAGCTTCGGCTGAAATGGCACTGCGCGCACTCTATCCGGAGGACAACGGCCAGACGCTGGACCTCAGCAATCATGCTGGGCTGACCGCTGCCTACATCGAGCTGAAGGTGGTGCGTCAGTCGATTGCCGAGAAAGAAACCCGTGAAGCCCAGCTCAAGCAGATGCTGCAACAGGCCATGGGTGACGCTACCCGCGCGGAGTTCAGCCACGGCTTTATCAGCTGGAAGAAGTCCAAAGACAGCACCGTTCTCGATGTCGAAAGCATGCTGAAGGACAAACCCTACCTGCAGGCCCGCTACACCAAGCAAAAGCAAGGCAGCCGGCGCTTCTTGGTCGGCTAA